Proteins encoded in a region of the Orcinus orca chromosome 8, mOrcOrc1.1, whole genome shotgun sequence genome:
- the LOC105748744 gene encoding riboflavin kinase, giving the protein MRHLPYFCRGQVVRGFGRGSKQLGIPTANFPEQVVDNLPADVSTGIYYGWASVGSGDVRKMVVSVGWNPYYKNTKKSMETHIMHTFKEDFYGEILNVAIVGYLRPEKNFDSLESLISAIQGDIEEAKKRLDLPEHLKLKEDNFFQVPKSKIMNGH; this is encoded by the coding sequence ATGAGGCACCTGCCGTACTTCTGCCGCGGCCAGGTGGTGCGAGGCTTCGGTCGCGGCTCCAAGCAGCTGGGCATCCCTACAGCTAACTTTCCTGAACAAGTAGTAGATAATCTTCCAGCTGATGTATCCACTGGCATATATTATGGTTGGGCCAGTGTTGGAAGTGGAGACGTCCGTAAGATGGTGGTGAGCGTAGGATGGAACCCGTACTACAAGAATACAAAAAAGTCCATGGAAACTCATATCATGCATACTTTCAAAGAGGACTTCTATGGGGAAATTCTCAACGTGGCCATTGTTGGCTACCTCAGACCAGAAAAGAACTTTGATTCTTTAGAGTCACTTATTTCAGCAATTCAAGGTGATATTGAGGAAGCTAAGAAACGACTAGATTTACCAGAACATTTGAAACTCAAAGAAgacaatttcttccaggttcctAAAAGCAAAATAATGAATGGCCACTGA